A portion of the Fusobacterium nucleatum genome contains these proteins:
- a CDS encoding NUDIX hydrolase, translating into MKILDTPNLKFLKVGVDTDPLNNHNLEYLEKQNAIAALILNHSGDKVLFVNQYRAGVHNYIYEVPAGLIENDEKPIVALEREVREETGYKREDYDILYDSNTGFLVSPGYTTEKIYIYIIKLKSDDIVPLDLDLDETENLYTRWIDIKDAGKLTLDMKTIFSLHIYANLIK; encoded by the coding sequence ATGAAAATATTAGACACACCTAATTTAAAATTTTTAAAAGTTGGAGTTGATACTGATCCTTTAAATAACCATAATTTAGAATATTTAGAGAAGCAAAATGCTATTGCTGCTTTAATTTTAAATCATTCAGGAGATAAAGTTTTATTTGTAAATCAATACAGAGCTGGTGTTCATAATTATATCTATGAAGTTCCTGCTGGACTTATTGAAAATGATGAAAAACCTATTGTTGCACTTGAAAGAGAAGTTAGAGAAGAAACAGGATATAAAAGAGAAGATTATGATATTTTATATGATAGTAATACAGGCTTCTTAGTTTCTCCTGGTTATACAACCGAAAAAATCTATATTTATATTATAAAATTAAAATCAGATGATATTGTTCCTTTGGACTTAGATTTAGATGAAACTGAAAATCTTTATACAAGATGGATAGATATTAAAGATGCTGGAAAATTAACACTTGATATGAAAACTATATTTTCATTACATATATATGCAAATTTAATAAAATAG
- a CDS encoding DUF1576 domain-containing protein has protein sequence MDKITQRMKQIEILTVALSMLILIFFINYVINEHENIFIGMYKIITSPAVLVTDFIQVGGIGAAFLNAILIFSFNFFLVKSFKVKITGITIAAFFTVFGFSFFGKNILNILPFYLGGILYSIYTSTDFSEHIVPIAFSSALAPFVSSIAFYGDISYETSYINAILIGVLIGFIVVPLARSLYDFHEGYDLYNLGFTAGILGSVIIAVLKLYHFEITPQFLLSTEYDTPLKILCSAAFISLIIIGFYINDNSFSGYFSLIKDDGYKSDFTQKYGYGLTFINMGIMGFISMGFVIITGQTFNGPVLAALFTVVGFSANGKTIFNTIPILIGILLASLGSKGSIFTLAISGLFGTALAPISGIFGPIAGIIAGWLHLAVVQNVGLVHGGLNLYNNGFSAGIVAGFLLPIFNMITDNNNQRKMNIQRKHMNFLKNVQANIKKRIHKKEDEEKE, from the coding sequence ATGGATAAGATCACCCAGAGAATGAAACAAATAGAAATTTTAACTGTTGCTTTATCTATGTTAATTTTAATATTTTTCATTAACTATGTTATTAATGAGCATGAAAATATATTTATAGGAATGTATAAAATAATTACTTCTCCTGCTGTTTTAGTTACTGATTTTATACAAGTAGGTGGAATAGGAGCAGCTTTTCTTAATGCTATTTTAATTTTTTCTTTTAATTTTTTCTTAGTAAAATCATTTAAAGTAAAAATTACTGGAATAACTATTGCTGCTTTTTTTACAGTTTTTGGCTTTTCATTTTTTGGAAAAAATATTTTAAATATTTTACCTTTTTATTTAGGAGGCATCTTATATAGCATATATACTTCAACAGATTTTTCCGAACATATTGTTCCTATTGCTTTTTCTAGTGCCTTAGCTCCTTTTGTAAGTAGTATCGCTTTTTATGGAGATATATCTTATGAAACATCATATATAAATGCAATTTTAATTGGTGTTTTAATTGGATTTATAGTAGTTCCTTTAGCAAGAAGCCTTTATGATTTTCATGAGGGCTATGACTTATATAATTTAGGTTTTACAGCAGGTATACTTGGTTCGGTTATTATTGCAGTTTTAAAATTATATCACTTTGAAATCACACCACAATTCTTATTATCAACAGAATATGATACACCTTTAAAAATTTTATGTTCGGCTGCTTTCATATCTTTAATAATTATTGGTTTTTATATAAATGATAACTCATTTTCAGGTTATTTTTCTTTAATAAAAGATGATGGATACAAATCTGATTTTACACAAAAATATGGATATGGATTAACATTTATAAATATGGGAATAATGGGATTTATAAGTATGGGATTTGTAATTATAACTGGTCAAACTTTTAATGGTCCCGTTTTAGCTGCCCTTTTTACTGTTGTCGGTTTTTCTGCAAATGGAAAAACAATTTTTAATACTATTCCTATACTGATAGGAATTTTACTTGCAAGTTTAGGAAGTAAAGGAAGTATCTTTACTCTAGCTATCTCTGGATTATTTGGTACTGCACTTGCTCCAATATCTGGTATTTTTGGTCCTATTGCTGGAATTATAGCTGGTTGGTTACATCTAGCAGTGGTACAAAATGTAGGTTTGGTTCATGGTGGACTCAATTTATATAACAATGGATTTTCAGCAGGGATTGTGGCTGGATTCTTACTACCCATATTTAATATGATAACTGATAATAACAATCAAAGAAAAATGAATATCCAAAGAAAACACATGAATTTTTTAAAAAATGTACAAGCAAATATAAAAAAAAGAATACATAAAAAAGAAGATGAGGAAAAAGAATGA
- a CDS encoding murein L,D-transpeptidase catalytic domain family protein: MKRVLIFFCMLLLTSNSFAEEKLVTENVTENIQQPVEQKKQKIVVDVKSVYDSLNIKNKIDYSIFQKAYLGYVQISNKNPGVLIIIDYSKPSNEERFYVLDLDKKKLVYSTRVAHSKNSGLEIPLEFSDDPNSYQSSLGFFVTLGEYNGAYGYSLRLKGLEENINANAEDRAIVIHGGDIVEDEYIKKFGFAGRSLGCPVLPHSLTREIIDFIKHGRVLFIYGNDEEYVDDSTYLSELAPVFEGSPKNIVEIEKTIEIQKVSPTPTVTVVTTTTAPITIVTDNKKDNNNRETVIAEANITKIFEIIKQEYKYTNNVDNSKIAYTKLLKDVIQEKLNKTTEIKETTENKKINDENMDNKEKAVEQTITDNTPETKKEDETVVIQQNENVQEDKKEERKYPEEVTKKSLGLENKLK, translated from the coding sequence TTGAAAAGAGTATTAATATTTTTCTGTATGTTATTACTAACTAGTAATAGTTTTGCAGAAGAAAAGCTTGTAACAGAAAATGTAACTGAAAATATTCAACAACCTGTGGAGCAAAAAAAACAAAAAATAGTTGTAGATGTAAAATCAGTATATGATTCTTTAAATATAAAAAATAAAATAGATTATTCTATTTTTCAAAAAGCATATTTAGGTTATGTACAGATTTCAAATAAAAATCCTGGTGTTTTAATAATAATAGACTACTCAAAACCTTCAAACGAAGAAAGATTTTATGTTTTAGATTTGGATAAGAAAAAACTTGTTTATTCAACTCGTGTTGCTCATTCTAAAAATTCAGGATTAGAAATTCCTTTAGAATTTTCAGATGATCCCAACTCCTATCAAAGTTCATTAGGCTTCTTTGTAACACTGGGAGAATATAATGGTGCTTATGGATATTCTTTAAGATTAAAAGGTCTTGAAGAAAATATAAATGCCAATGCAGAAGATAGAGCAATTGTTATTCATGGTGGAGATATAGTTGAAGATGAATATATTAAAAAATTTGGTTTTGCAGGAAGAAGTTTAGGCTGTCCTGTGCTACCTCATTCTTTGACAAGAGAAATTATAGACTTTATCAAACATGGAAGAGTCCTATTTATTTATGGTAATGATGAAGAATATGTAGATGATAGTACATATTTAAGTGAATTGGCACCTGTATTTGAGGGAAGTCCTAAAAATATTGTTGAGATTGAAAAAACAATTGAAATCCAAAAAGTTTCTCCAACTCCAACAGTTACAGTTGTCACTACAACTACTGCTCCAATAACAATTGTAACAGACAATAAAAAAGATAATAACAATCGTGAAACTGTAATTGCTGAAGCTAATATTACTAAAATTTTTGAAATTATAAAACAGGAATATAAATATACAAATAATGTAGATAATAGCAAAATAGCTTATACTAAATTATTAAAAGATGTAATTCAAGAAAAACTTAATAAAACCACTGAAATAAAAGAAACTACTGAAAATAAAAAAATAAATGATGAAAACATGGATAATAAAGAAAAAGCAGTTGAACAAACTATTACAGATAACACTCCTGAAACAAAGAAAGAAGATGAAACAGTAGTAATACAACAAAATGAAAATGTACAAGAAGATAAAAAAGAAGAAAGAAAATATCCAGAAGAAGTTACTAAAAAAAGTTTAGGACTTGAAAATAAATTAAAATAA
- the pip gene encoding prolyl aminopeptidase, whose amino-acid sequence MNNYDFYPPIEPFKSYMLPVSGVHNIYVEECGNPNGEPIIFLHGGPGAGCGKKARRFFDPKYYHIILFDQRGCGRSIPFLELKENNIFYSVEDMEKIRLHIGIDKWTIFAGSYGSTLGLTYAIHYPEKVKRMVLQGIFLANEDDVKWYFQKGISEIYPAEFKIFKDFIPIDEQDNLLEAYHKRFFSDNIKVRNEAIKIWSRFELRTMESEFTWPSEEEVQDYEISLALIEAHYFYNKMFWNDSEYILNRAEIIKDIPIQIAHGRFDLNTRVISAYKLSEKLNNCELVIVEGVGHSPFTEKMSKVLIKFLEDIKEIDNGK is encoded by the coding sequence ATCCAAATGGAGAGCCTATAATTTTTTTACATGGAGGCCCAGGAGCAGGTTGTGGAAAAAAAGCTAGAAGATTTTTTGACCCTAAGTATTATCATATAATTTTATTTGACCAAAGAGGCTGTGGCAGAAGTATACCTTTTCTTGAACTTAAAGAGAATAATATTTTTTATTCTGTTGAAGATATGGAAAAAATAAGATTGCATATAGGTATTGATAAATGGACTATATTTGCTGGAAGTTATGGTTCAACTTTAGGTTTAACTTATGCTATACATTATCCTGAAAAAGTAAAAAGAATGGTTTTACAAGGAATATTTTTAGCTAATGAAGATGATGTTAAATGGTATTTCCAAAAAGGAATTTCTGAAATTTATCCAGCTGAGTTCAAAATCTTTAAGGATTTTATTCCAATAGATGAGCAAGATAATTTACTTGAAGCCTATCATAAAAGATTTTTCTCTGATAATATAAAAGTTAGAAATGAAGCAATAAAAATTTGGAGTCGCTTTGAATTAAGAACTATGGAATCTGAATTTACTTGGCCTTCAGAAGAAGAAGTCCAAGATTATGAAATTTCATTAGCTCTTATAGAAGCTCATTATTTTTACAATAAAATGTTTTGGAATGATAGTGAATACATATTAAACAGAGCTGAAATAATAAAAGATATCCCAATTCAGATAGCTCATGGTAGATTTGATTTAAATACAAGAGTTATTTCTGCATATAAGTTATCAGAAAAACTAAATAATTGTGAGCTTGTGATAGTTGAAGGAGTTGGACATTCTCCTTTTACAGAAAAAATGAGTAAAGTTCTTATAAAATTTTTAGAAGATATAAAGGAAATAGATAATGGAAAATAA
- the ybeY gene encoding rRNA maturation RNase YbeY — protein MELIVDFSSDLQTEKYNMFIDTLYENNHLENYIKKVLNLEKIESDRPLYLSLLLTDNENIQVINREYRDKDAPTDVISFAYHETEDFNIGSYDTLGDIIISLERVEEQASEYNHSFEREFYYVLTHGILHILGYDHIEEEDKKLMREREEAILSSFGYTRDK, from the coding sequence ATGGAGTTAATTGTTGATTTTAGTTCTGATTTACAAACTGAAAAATATAATATGTTTATAGATACACTTTATGAAAATAATCATCTTGAAAATTATATAAAAAAAGTTCTAAATTTAGAAAAAATTGAATCTGATAGACCTCTTTATCTTTCACTTTTACTAACTGATAATGAAAATATTCAAGTTATTAATCGTGAATATAGGGATAAAGATGCACCTACTGATGTTATTTCTTTTGCATATCATGAAACAGAAGATTTTAATATTGGATCTTATGATACTTTGGGAGATATTATTATTTCTTTAGAAAGAGTTGAGGAACAGGCAAGTGAATATAATCATTCATTTGAAAGAGAATTTTACTATGTCTTAACACATGGAATTTTACATATTTTAGGCTATGACCATATTGAAGAAGAAGATAAAAAGCTTATGAGAGAAAGAGAAGAAGCTATACTTTCTTCATTTGGATATACAAGAGATAAATAA
- a CDS encoding HD family phosphohydrolase, giving the protein MKKFTIFGFKFLFDIKKKDSSDEERYSDSYFLKEKVFYLILALFLITISSKIPILFRNNNYMTGDVVKSDIYSPKTIVFRDKIGKDKLIQDMIDRLDKDYIYSSEAADIYIEEFDNFHKEIIAIKKGNLKSFDYSGFERKTGKVMPERIINKLLEEDEEKIDETFSKLTTQLENAYKAGIYKEKNSIRINEPAKTDIEALEPFEREIINNFLIPNYIYDEAKTRNTINEKVSQINDQYIEIKAGTLIAKTGEVLTDRKIDILDRLGIYNYKMSIFIIALNLIFLLVISSIFNVVTTKFYSKEILEKNKYRAIMLLTIATLLVFRIVPSSMIYLLPLDTMLLLLLFIVKPRFSVFLTMIVISYMLPITDYDLKYFTIQSIAIFATGFLSKNISTRSSVIAIGIQLAILKILLYLILSFFSVEESYGVALNTIKIFISGLFSGMFAIALLPYFERTFNILTIFKLMELADLSHPLLRKLSIEAPGTFQHSMMVATLSENAVIEIGGDPTFTRVACYYHDIGKTKRPQYYVENQTDGKNLHNDISPFMSKMIILAHTREGAEMGKKYKIPKEIRDIMFEHQGTTLLAYFYNKAKEIDPNIQEEEFRYSGPKPQTKESAVILLADSIEAAVRSLDLKDPVKIEQMVRKIVDSKIRDNQLSDANITFREVEIIVNSFLKTFGAIYHERIKYPGQK; this is encoded by the coding sequence ATGAAAAAGTTTACTATATTTGGATTTAAGTTTCTTTTTGATATTAAGAAAAAAGATAGTTCAGACGAAGAAAGATATTCAGATAGTTATTTTCTAAAAGAAAAAGTATTTTATTTGATATTAGCATTATTTTTAATTACTATTTCATCAAAAATACCTATACTTTTTAGAAATAATAACTATATGACAGGAGATGTTGTAAAATCAGATATTTATTCTCCTAAGACAATTGTTTTTAGGGATAAAATTGGAAAAGATAAATTAATTCAAGATATGATAGATCGTTTAGATAAGGATTATATCTATTCCAGTGAAGCTGCTGATATATATATAGAAGAATTTGATAACTTTCATAAAGAAATCATAGCAATAAAAAAAGGAAATTTAAAATCTTTTGATTACAGTGGTTTTGAAAGAAAAACTGGTAAAGTTATGCCAGAAAGAATAATAAATAAGTTGTTAGAAGAAGATGAAGAAAAAATAGATGAAACATTTTCTAAATTGACAACCCAGCTTGAAAATGCTTATAAAGCAGGTATTTATAAAGAAAAAAATTCTATTCGTATAAATGAACCAGCTAAAACTGATATAGAAGCATTGGAACCTTTTGAAAGAGAAATTATAAATAATTTTTTAATACCTAATTACATTTATGATGAGGCTAAGACAAGAAATACCATAAATGAAAAGGTTTCTCAAATAAATGATCAATATATTGAAATAAAAGCTGGAACTTTAATAGCTAAAACAGGAGAAGTTTTAACTGACAGAAAAATAGATATTTTAGATAGATTAGGTATCTATAATTATAAAATGAGTATTTTTATAATTGCATTAAATTTAATATTCCTATTGGTTATTTCAAGTATATTTAATGTTGTAACTACAAAGTTTTATAGTAAAGAAATATTAGAAAAAAATAAGTATAGGGCTATTATGTTACTGACAATAGCAACATTATTAGTATTTAGAATAGTTCCTAGCTCAATGATATATCTATTACCATTGGATACAATGTTATTACTTTTATTATTTATAGTAAAACCAAGATTTAGTGTATTTTTAACTATGATAGTTATTTCATATATGTTGCCAATAACAGATTATGATTTAAAATATTTTACAATTCAGTCAATAGCAATTTTTGCAACTGGATTTTTAAGTAAAAATATAAGTACTCGTTCTTCTGTAATTGCAATAGGGATTCAACTTGCAATTTTAAAAATATTATTATATTTAATTTTAAGTTTCTTTTCAGTTGAAGAAAGTTATGGTGTAGCTTTAAATACTATTAAGATATTTATTTCAGGTCTATTCTCTGGAATGTTTGCAATAGCATTACTTCCATATTTTGAAAGAACATTTAATATATTGACAATATTTAAACTTATGGAATTAGCAGATTTATCACATCCTTTATTAAGAAAATTATCAATAGAAGCACCAGGGACTTTCCAACATTCAATGATGGTTGCTACTCTTTCTGAAAATGCTGTTATTGAAATTGGAGGAGATCCTACATTTACAAGAGTTGCTTGTTATTATCATGATATAGGAAAAACAAAAAGACCTCAATATTATGTAGAAAACCAAACTGATGGTAAGAATCTACATAATGATATATCTCCTTTTATGAGTAAAATGATTATTTTAGCTCATACTAGAGAAGGGGCTGAAATGGGTAAAAAATATAAAATTCCTAAAGAAATTAGAGATATTATGTTTGAACACCAAGGTACTACATTGCTTGCTTATTTCTATAATAAAGCAAAAGAGATTGATCCAAATATTCAAGAAGAAGAATTTAGATATTCTGGACCTAAACCTCAAACAAAAGAATCAGCAGTCATATTACTTGCAGATTCAATAGAAGCTGCCGTTAGATCTCTTGATCTAAAAGATCCTGTGAAGATTGAGCAAATGGTTAGAAAAATAGTTGATTCAAAGATTAGAGATAATCAGTTATCTGATGCAAATATTACATTTAGAGAAGTTGAAATTATAGTAAATTCGTTCTTAAAAACTTTTGGTGCTATTTACCATGAAAGAATAAAATATCCAGGACAAAAATAA
- a CDS encoding asparaginase has protein sequence MENKVLIINTGGTIGMVGKPLRPAYNWSEITKGYSMLEKFPTDYYQFEKLIDSSDVTTDFWINLVEVIEKNYDKYLGFVILHGTDTMAYTGSMLSFLLKNLAKPVVLTGAQAPMVNPRSDGLQNLINSIYIAGHKLFDTPLIPEVCICFRDSLLRANRSKKTDSNNYYGFSSPNYNPLAEIATEIKVISDRILKIPNEKFYVEKNIDANVLLLELFPGLNSKYISDFIESNKNIKALILKTYGSGNTPTSEDFIETLKSISKKGIPILDITQCISGSVKMPLYESTDKLSKLGIINGSDITSEAGLTKMMYLLGKNLSLQEIKNAFTSSICGEQTV, from the coding sequence ATGGAAAATAAAGTTCTTATAATAAATACTGGGGGAACTATTGGAATGGTTGGAAAGCCTTTAAGGCCTGCTTATAATTGGTCTGAAATTACTAAAGGATATTCAATGTTAGAAAAATTTCCAACAGATTATTATCAATTTGAAAAATTAATAGATTCATCAGATGTTACAACAGATTTTTGGATAAATTTAGTAGAAGTCATAGAAAAGAATTATGATAAATATTTAGGTTTTGTTATTCTACATGGTACTGATACTATGGCTTATACAGGTTCTATGTTGTCATTTTTATTAAAAAATTTAGCTAAACCTGTTGTTTTAACAGGAGCTCAAGCTCCAATGGTAAATCCAAGAAGTGATGGATTACAAAACTTAATAAACTCTATCTATATTGCAGGACATAAATTGTTTGATACTCCTCTAATTCCAGAAGTATGTATATGTTTTAGAGATAGTTTATTAAGAGCTAATAGAAGTAAAAAAACAGATAGTAATAATTATTATGGTTTTTCTTCACCAAACTATAATCCATTAGCTGAAATAGCAACTGAAATAAAAGTTATATCAGATAGGATATTAAAAATACCAAATGAAAAATTTTATGTTGAAAAAAATATAGATGCTAATGTATTATTGTTAGAATTATTTCCTGGACTTAATTCAAAGTATATATCTGACTTTATTGAAAGTAATAAAAATATAAAGGCTTTGATATTAAAAACTTATGGAAGTGGTAATACTCCAACAAGTGAGGATTTTATAGAAACTTTAAAATCTATATCTAAAAAAGGGATTCCAATTTTAGATATTACACAATGTATTTCAGGAAGTGTAAAAATGCCTCTTTATGAGTCTACTGATAAACTTTCAAAATTAGGTATTATAAATGGAAGTGATATAACTTCTGAAGCAGGACTAACTAAAATGATGTATTTACTTGGAAAAAATTTAAGTTTACAAGAGATAAAAAATGCTTTCACAAGTTCAATCTGTGGAGAGCAGACTGTATAA